Proteins encoded within one genomic window of Camelina sativa cultivar DH55 chromosome 19, Cs, whole genome shotgun sequence:
- the LOC104764503 gene encoding uncharacterized protein LOC104764503 isoform X1, which translates to MLYGELYWDFCAEQTRMSRDHPPEPLDFFIWTVEDVGSWLEEINLGSYRQIFKENGVNGEYLESMSVFTTEQILHFIRRHHMKWGDFITLCKELRRIKVACLKGEQRVRRPWWAPSCLSVVFVKAAKRNRQSRVVSLKLES; encoded by the exons atgctttatgGTGAATTGTATTGGGACTTTTGTGCAGAGCAAACTAGGATGAGCAGAGATCATCCTCCTGAGCCTCTTGATTTCTTCATCTGGACTGTTGAG GATGTCGGGTCTTGGCTCGAGGAGATTAACCTTGGGAGCTACCGCCagattttcaaagaaaatggtGTCAATGGAGAATATCTAGAAAGCATGTCTGTGTTTACAACCGAACAGATCCTTCACTTCATAAGGAGGCATCACATGAAGTGGGGAGACTTCATCACCCTCTGTAAAGAACTCAGAAGGATTAAag TGGCTTGCTTGAAAGGTGAGCAAAGAGTCCGACGGCCGTGGTGGGCACCGTCTTGTCTCTCGGTAGTCTTTGTTAAGGCAGCTAAACGCAACCGACAGTCTCGTGTTGTATCTCTAAAGCTTGAATCTTGA
- the LOC104764503 gene encoding uncharacterized protein LOC104764503 isoform X2 — translation MSRDHPPEPLDFFIWTVEDVGSWLEEINLGSYRQIFKENGVNGEYLESMSVFTTEQILHFIRRHHMKWGDFITLCKELRRIKVACLKGEQRVRRPWWAPSCLSVVFVKAAKRNRQSRVVSLKLES, via the exons ATGAGCAGAGATCATCCTCCTGAGCCTCTTGATTTCTTCATCTGGACTGTTGAG GATGTCGGGTCTTGGCTCGAGGAGATTAACCTTGGGAGCTACCGCCagattttcaaagaaaatggtGTCAATGGAGAATATCTAGAAAGCATGTCTGTGTTTACAACCGAACAGATCCTTCACTTCATAAGGAGGCATCACATGAAGTGGGGAGACTTCATCACCCTCTGTAAAGAACTCAGAAGGATTAAag TGGCTTGCTTGAAAGGTGAGCAAAGAGTCCGACGGCCGTGGTGGGCACCGTCTTGTCTCTCGGTAGTCTTTGTTAAGGCAGCTAAACGCAACCGACAGTCTCGTGTTGTATCTCTAAAGCTTGAATCTTGA
- the LOC104764505 gene encoding heat shock protein 90-6, mitochondrial, with the protein MIRLSKRSVSTLLRAGDRSFRVAAAASSISRSSPSATGVKRSGTESRWYSSSLTNGTQSTRSLAHLNMKTNWFMGHRNETSAAASDSSSQAPPPAEKFEYQAEVSRLMDLIVNSLYSNKEVFLRELISNASDALDKLRYLSVTDSEIAKDTPNLDIRIYADKENGIITLTDSGIGMTRQELVDCLGTIAQSGTAKFMKALKDSKDAGGDNNLIGQFGVGFYSAFLVADRVIVSTKSPKSDKQYVWEGEANSSSFTIQEDTDPQSLIPRGTRITLHLKQDAKNFADPERIQKLVKNYSQFVSFPIYTWQEKGITKEVEVEDDPNELKKDDQDDQTEKKKKTKKVVERYWDWELTNETQPIWLRNPKEVTTQEYNEFYRKAFNEYLDPLASSHFTTEGEVEFRSILYVPPVSPTGKDDIVNQKTKNIRLYVKRVFISDDFDGELFPRYLSFVKGVVDSHDLPLNVSREILQESRIVRIMKKRLVRKAFDMILGISLSENREDYENFWDNFGKHLKLGCIEDRENHKRIAPLLRFFSSQSENDMISLDEYVENMKPEQKAIYYIASDSITSVKNAPFLEKILEKGLEVLFLVEPIDEVAIQSLKAYKDKDFVDISKEDLDLGDKNEEKEAAEKKEFGQTCDWIKKRLGDKVANVQISNRLSSSPCVLVSGKFGWSANMERLMKAQSAGDTTSLEFMKGRRVFEINPDHSIIKNINAAYKSNPNDEDAMKAIDLMYDAALVSSGFTPENPAELGGKIYEMMGIALSGKWSSPEVQPQQQEMAHSHNEDTFEAEVVEPVEVDGKK; encoded by the exons ATGATTAGGCTCTCTAAGCGTTCCGTGTCTACCCTTCTACGAGCCGGTGACCGAAGCTTCCGTGTTGCCGCCgcagcttcctccatctcccgCTCTTCCCCATCTGCCACG ggCGTCAAGAGAAGTGGCACTGAATCGAGATGGTACTCATCATCCTTAACCAATGGTACTCAATCTACTAGGTCCTTGGCTCATTTGAACATGAAAACCAATTGGTTTATGGGACACCGGAATGAAACCAGTGCAGCAGCTTCAGATTCTTCCTCTCAGGCTCCTCCACCGGCTGAGAAATTCGAGTATCAAGCTGAA GTTAGTCGCCTCATGGACCTTATTGTTAACAGCTTATACAGCAATAAGGAGGTGTTTCTTCGCGAGCTTATTAG CAATGCTAGCGATGCACTGGATAAGCTGCGTTACTTGAGCGTAACTGACTCCGAGATTGCAAAAGATACTCCCAATCTTGATATACGCATCTATGCAGATAAGGAGAATGGAATCATAACTCTCAC TGATTCTGGTATTGGTATGACACGGCAAGAACTAGTTGACTGTCTTGGGACAATTGCACAAAGTGGAACTGCCAAATTCATGAAGGCTTTGAAG GATAGCAAGGATGCGGGTGGTGACAACAATTTGATTGGTCAATTTGGTGTGGGGTTCTATTCAGCATTTTTGGTTGCAGATCGG gTAATTGTGTCCACCAAGAGCCCTAAGTCGGATAAGCAATATGTATGGGAAGGAGAAGCAAATTCAAGCAGTTTTACCATTCAGGAAGATACAGATCCACAATCTCTCATTCCTAGAGGAACTCGTATTACTTTACATCTTAAG CAAGATGCCAAAAACTTTGCAGATCCTGAGCGGATTCAGAAGCTCGTGAAAAACTATTCTCAGTTTGTTTCTTTCCCTATTTACACCTGGCAGGAAAAAGGAATCACAAAAGAG gttGAGGTTGAAGATGATCCAAATGAGTTAAAAAAAGATGACCAAGATGACCAAACTGAG aaaaagaagaagaccaagaagGTTGTTGAGAGATACTGGGATTGGGAGCTTACGAATGAGACACAACCAATTTGG CTGCGAAACCCTAAGGAGGTGACAACACAAGAATACAATGAGTTTTACAGAAAAGCTTTCAATGAGTATTTGGACCCATTGGCATCTTCCCATTTCACAACAGAG GGCGAGGTCGAGTTTAGGTCTATCCTTTACGTGCCACCTGTCTCACCAACGGGGAAGGATGATATAGTCaatcaaaagacaaagaacATAAGGCTCTACGTCAAACGAGTTTTCATCTCAGATGACTTTGATGGGGAGCTG TTTCCTCGGTACTTGAGCTTTGTTAAAGGTGTTGTGGACTCGCATGATCTCCCACTTAATGTGTCCCGTGAAATTCTTCAAGAAAGTCGCATT GTGCGGATAATGAAGAAACGCCTCGTGAGGAAagcttttgatatgattttggGCATATCCTTAAGTGAAAACAGAGAA GACTACGAGAATTTTTGGGATAATTTTGGCAAACACTTAAAACTGGGGTGCATAGAGGACCGTGAAAACCACAAGCGCATAGCTCCGCTGCTTCGATTTTTCTCCTCCCAGAGTGAGAATGACATGATCAGCTTGGATGAGTATGTTGAGAACATGAAACCTGAACAGAAAGCTATATATTACATTGCTTCCGACAGCATTACAAGTGTGAAGAATGCACCTTTTCTCGAGAAGATCCTTGAGAAGGGACTTGAG GTACTATTTTTGGTGGAACCTATTGACGAAGTTGCCATACAGAGCTTAAAAGCTTACAAGGACAAAGATTTTGTAGATATCAGCAAGGAAGACTTGGATCTAG GAGACAAGAACGAGGAGAAAGAGGCGGCCGAGAAAAAGGAGTTTGGGCAGACTTGTGATTGGATAAAGAAACGATTGGGTGATAAGGTTGCCAATGTTCAAATATCCAACCGTCTTAGTTCTTCCCCTTGTGTTCTGGTATCTGGTAAATTTGGATGGTCAGCCAATATGGAGAG GCTAATGAAGGCACAATCAGCTGGTGACACAACAAGCCTCGAGTTCATGAAAGGGAGAAGAGTTTTTGAGATCAATCCCGACCACTCGATTATCAAGAACATAAAT GCTGCTTACAAGAGTAACCCAAATGATGAAGATGCAATGAAAGCCATAGATCTTATGTATGATGCAGCACTAGTTTCTAGTGGGTTCACG CCGGAGAATCCAGCAGAGCTCGGTGGGAAGATATATGAGATGATGGGTATAGCACTTTCCGGGAAATGGTCAAGCCCTGAGGTGCAGCCACAGCAACAGGAGATGGCACATTCTCACAATGAAGATACTTTCGAAGCTGAAGTGGTTGAACCAGTTGAAGTGGATGGGAAGAAATGA
- the LOC104764506 gene encoding protein OBERON 1-like, which produces MGTSSGSNLPHQMLPPRQQLQTSLSLVSSDPHLPRSNSAVVRESPAESASSQETWPTSKSIMGNKTESGKSVPDSHDQLVIRHVSIADKVSLRDIARERVEAVAERMHRLPEEYLEELKNGLKAILEGNGSQPIDEFMFLQKFVQTRSDLTSKTLVRAHRVQLEILVVINTGIQAFLHPNFNLSQTYLIEIFVYKRCRNIACQNELPADGCPCEICANRKGFCNLCMCVICNKFDFSVNTCRWIGCDVCSHWTHTDCAIRDGEISMGVSAKSVSGMGEMLFKCRACNHTSELLGWVKDVFQHCAPNWDRESLMKELDFVSRIFRGSEDTRGRKLFWKCEELIDKIKSGLAEAATAAKLILVFFQEIELDSPKSLESGEGGGTIAPQDACNRIAEVVKETLRKMEIVGEEKMRMYKKARMGLEECEREVEEKAKQVAELKMERQKKKQQIEEVERIVRLKQAEAEMFQLKANEAKVEAERLERIVKAKKEKTEEEYASNYLKLRLSEAEAEKEYLFEKIKEQENGGEASQAVMYSNIREMLHGYNASSSPRVDPRSNQRNPFRSNPS; this is translated from the exons ATGGGCACATCATCTGGATCCAATCTTCCACACCAAATGCTACCACCACGTCAACAACTACAAACTTCTCTCTCACTTGTGTCTTCGGATCCCCACTTGCCACGATCTAATTCCGCCGTTGTGCGTGAATCCCCAGCTGAAAGTGCTAGCTCTCAAGAGACTTGGCCAACCTCTAAATCTATTATGGGAAACAAGACAGAGAGCGGTAAGTCAGTCCCTGACTCTCATGACCAACTTGTGATCCGCCATGTTTCCATTGCCGATAAGGTATCACTACGGGACATAGCTAGAGAGAGAGTGGAGGCAGTCGCTGAGAGAATGCACCGGTTACCAGAAGAGTATCTTGAGGAGTTAAAGAACGGCCTCAAGGCTATCCTTGAGGGTAATGGTTCTCAGCCTATAgatgagtttatgtttctgcaGAAGTTTGTTCAGACGAGATCTGATTTAACTTCAAAGACACTTGTCAGGGCTCACCGAGTGCAGCTTGAAATCCTTGTGGTTATTAACACTGGAATCCAAGCATTCTTGCATCCAAACTTCAATCTCTCTCAAACATATCTCATCGAGATCTTTGTGTACAAGAGATGCAGAAACATAGCCTGCCAGAACGAACTCCCGGCTGATGGTTGTCCCTGCGAGATTTGCGCTAATAGGAAAGGCTTCTGCAACCTGTGCATGTGTGTAATCTGTAACAAGTTTGACTTTTCGGTTAACACATGCCGCTGGATTGGCTGCGACGTGTGTTCTCATTGGACTCATACGGATTGTGCAATTAGGGATGGAGAGATTTCCATGGGAGTTTCTGCCAAGAGTGTATCTGGGATGGGAGAAATGCTGTTCAAGTGTCGAGCGTGCAACCATACTTCTGAATTACTGGGCTGGGTTAAAGATGTGTTTCAGCACTGTGCACCTAACTGGGATAGGGAGTCTTTGATGAAGGAACTTGACTTCGTGAGTAGGATTTTCCGTGGAAGCGAAGATACAAGAGGCCGGAAGTTATTCTGGAAGTGTGAGGAACTTATTGACAAGATTAAAAGTGGACTGGCTGAAGCAGCAACAGCTGCCAAGTTGATACTGGTGTTTTTCCAAG aAATTGAATTGGACTCTCCAAAGAGCCTTGAAAGCGGAGAAGGTGGGGGGACTATAGCACCTCAAGATGCATGCAACAGAATTGCTGAAGTAGTAAAGGAAACACTGAGGAAAATGGAAATAGTGGGTGAGGAAAAGATGAGGATGTACAAGAAAGCGCGAATGGGGCTTGAGGAATGCGAGAGAGAGGTGGAAGAGAAAGCAAAGCAAGTGGCGGAACTGAAGATGGAGaggcagaagaagaaacaacagatAGAAGAGGTGGAGAGGATAGTGAGGCTGAAGCAAGCAGAGGCAGAGATGTTTCAGTTAAAGGCTAACGAGGCGAAAGTGGAAGCAGAGAGATTAGAGAGGATTGTAAAAGCGAAAAAGGAGAAAACGGAAGAGGAATACGCGAGTAACTACCTGAAACTGAGGCTGAGCGAGGCAGAGGCAGAGAAAGAGTATCTGtttgaaaagataaaagagcAGGAAAATGGCGGTGAGGCGTCACAAGCAGTGATGTACTCAAATATCAGAGAAATGCTTCATGGATACAATGCATCGTCGTCGCCAAGGGTAGATCCAAGATCAAACCAACGAAATCCTTTCAGGTCCAATCCTTCGTAA
- the LOC104764507 gene encoding protein DGCR14-like: protein MFRSPGHSPRQISSLSPSSYSDDTLRSAPRSSSSSEIIPRNPRKRMRVLDEDAYVEAIEKIIERDYFPDITKLRDRLDWIQAVKTRDPIQIRDAQLKIIERRGKKPNHHHQVGDTEGKTQTPGSTFLRNCTPLDEFDGKTPRTPGVSGREFPGGGEVDVDDDGDEDIDLDLSLDEFFRRYTSEDNDSFSKILEKVNRKKKERYAFLLEGEKEDGKLIEDVKRDRITDGYGTSDQPPSTLESWKYTAKNLLMYHPADRGEAPLTEAERAVRLLGLTKEIVKGNTRFHGKTMDSRPREDGSVEILYTPIAGSSPMHISGRDRDKSKRYDLDDLRKTPNPFYAESDKRADNGYSFVRTPSPAPGLDESPFITWGEIDGTPMRLDPEDTPLDIGGSADGPHYNIPTAPARDVRAHSLSRDASRKLRERSNSMFKKPPLPSPHRSGSASPNVRTLSPAAQKFFRKAIAKSSSTVDESLRASYRGSSPRGASPGAVTPKSVRSVSRFGKDGTSSETRSP from the coding sequence ATGTTTCGCTCGCCTGGCCATTCTCCGCGGCAGATTTCTTCACTATCGCCGTCTTCTTATTCCGATGATACCCTACGGTCGGCGCCTCGAAGTTCCTCTTCATCGGAGATCATTCCCCGGAACCCTAGAAAACGAATGAGAGTTCTCGACGAGGACGCGTATGTGGAAGCAATCGAGAAGATCATCGAGCGAGATTACTTTCCAGATATAACTAAGCTTAGGGATCGGCTCGATTGGATCCAGGCTGTGAAAACACGTGACCCGATTCAAATCCGAGACGCCCAGTTGAAGATTATCGAAAGACGTGGGAAGAAgcccaatcatcatcatcaggttGGGGACACGGAGGGTAAAACTCAAACTCCTGGATCTACTTTTCTGAGAAATTGCACTCCTTTAGATGAATTTGATGGTAAAACCCCTAGAACCCCTGGTGTCTCTGGTAGAGAGTTCCCTGGTGGTGGTGAAgtagatgttgatgatgatggggaTGAAGATATAGATCTTGACTTGTCCTTGGATGAGTTCTTTAGGAGATATACAAGTGAGGATAACGATAGCTTTTCCAAGATTCTTGAGAAGGTgaataggaagaagaaggagaggtaTGCTTTTCTCCTTGAAGGTGAAAAGGAGGATGGTAAATTGATTGAGGATGTTAAGAGAGATAGGATTACAGATGGGTATGGTACATCTGATCAGCCACCGAGCACTTTAGAAAGTTGGAAGTATACAGCAAAGAATCTTCTCATGTACCATCCAGCTGATAGGGGTGAGGCGCCCTTAACCGAGGCCGAAAGGGCTGTGAGGTTACTTGGATTGACAAAGGAGATTGTGAAAGGGAACACTCGTTTTCATGGGAAGACTATGGATTCTAGGCCAAGAGAAGATGGTTCTGTTGAGATTCTCTACACTCCAATCGCAGGTTCTTCCCCTATGCACATCTCCGGTAGGGACAGAGACAAATCTAAGAGGTATGATCTCGATGATTTAAGGAAAACCCCAAACCCTTTCTATGCGGAATCAGATAAAAGGGCAGATAATGGGTATAGTTTTGTTAGAACGCCTTCTCCTGCACCAGGTCTTGATGAATCACCCTTTATAACGTGGGGTGAGATTGATGGGACACCAATGCGCTTAGATCCCGAGGATACACCTCTTGATATTGGTGGTAGTGCTGATGGACCGCACTACAACATTCCAACTGCACCTGCCAGAGACGTTAGGGCACATTCATTATCAAGGGACGCATCACGAAAActgagagagagatcaaacaGTATGTTTAAGAAACCACCGTTGCCATCTCCTCATCGAAGTGGAAGTGCAAGTCCAAATGTTAGGACACTTTCACCCGCTGCTCAGAAGTTCTTCAGAAAGGCAATAGCTAAATCGTCTTCTACTGTTGATGAGAGCCTTCGTGCAAGTTATCGTGGATCGAGTCCTCGTGGAGCAAGTCCTGGTGCTGTGACTCCTAAGAGTGTGAGAAGTGTTTCAAGATTTGGCAAAGATGGGACCAGCTCAGAGACAAGGTCACCTTGA
- the LOC104764508 gene encoding thymidine kinase a-like isoform X1, whose amino-acid sequence MATLKSSTLLKTFGSDIVGDVFSDQGRRGSGSVHVIMGPMFSGKSTSLLRRIKSEISDGSRSVAMLKSSKDTRYAKDSVVTHDGIGFPCWALPDLMSFPDKFGLDAYNKLDVIGIDEAQFFGDLYEFCCKAADDDGKTVIVAGLDGDYLRRSFGAVLDVIPIADSMTKLTARCEVCGQKAFFTLRKTCDTRTELIGGADVYMPVCRKHYITNHIVMKTSKKVLDHADKARAESCVAAAII is encoded by the exons ATGGCGACCCTCAAATCTTCGACTTTGCTCAAAACCTTCGGCAGTGACATCGTCGGAGATGTTTTTTCCGATCAGGGGCGTCGCGGGTCCGGTTCTGTTCACGTTATCATGGGTCCTATGTTTTCTGGGAAATCGACCTCTCTTCTCCGCCGAATCAAGTCAGAGATCAGTGACGGAAG CAGAAGTGTTGCGATGCTGAAATCGAGTAAAGATACGAGATACGCCAAAGATTCGGTGGTGACACATGATGGAATTGGATTCCCTTGTTGGGCTCTTCCAGATCTCATGTCATTTCCTGATAAATTCGGACTTGATGCTTATAACAAG CTTGATGTGATTGGTATTGATGAGGCTCAGTTCTTTGGAGATCTTTATGAGTTTTGTTGCAAAGCcgctgatgatgatggtaaaaCTGTGATCGTTGCAGGCCTTGACGGTGACTATTTAAG GAGGAGCTTTGGTGCTGTACTTGATGTTATACCAATAGCTGATTCTATGACAAAGCTAACTGCAAGGTGTGAGGTTTGTGGACAGAAAGCTTTCTTCACTTTGAGAAAGACTTGTGATACCAGAACCGAGCTTATTGGTGGAGCTGATGTCTATATGCCTGTTTGTCGCAAGCATTACATCACTAATCATATTGTTATGAAAACATCCAAGAAAGTGTTGGATCATGCTGACAAGGCAAGAGCTGAATCCTGTGTTGCTGCTGCTATCATCTAA
- the LOC104764508 gene encoding thymidine kinase a-like isoform X2: MATLKSSTLLKTFGSDIVGDVFSDQGRRGSGSVHVIMGPMFSGKSTSLLRRIKSEISDGRSVAMLKSSKDTRYAKDSVVTHDGIGFPCWALPDLMSFPDKFGLDAYNKLDVIGIDEAQFFGDLYEFCCKAADDDGKTVIVAGLDGDYLRRSFGAVLDVIPIADSMTKLTARCEVCGQKAFFTLRKTCDTRTELIGGADVYMPVCRKHYITNHIVMKTSKKVLDHADKARAESCVAAAII, translated from the exons ATGGCGACCCTCAAATCTTCGACTTTGCTCAAAACCTTCGGCAGTGACATCGTCGGAGATGTTTTTTCCGATCAGGGGCGTCGCGGGTCCGGTTCTGTTCACGTTATCATGGGTCCTATGTTTTCTGGGAAATCGACCTCTCTTCTCCGCCGAATCAAGTCAGAGATCAGTGACGGAAG AAGTGTTGCGATGCTGAAATCGAGTAAAGATACGAGATACGCCAAAGATTCGGTGGTGACACATGATGGAATTGGATTCCCTTGTTGGGCTCTTCCAGATCTCATGTCATTTCCTGATAAATTCGGACTTGATGCTTATAACAAG CTTGATGTGATTGGTATTGATGAGGCTCAGTTCTTTGGAGATCTTTATGAGTTTTGTTGCAAAGCcgctgatgatgatggtaaaaCTGTGATCGTTGCAGGCCTTGACGGTGACTATTTAAG GAGGAGCTTTGGTGCTGTACTTGATGTTATACCAATAGCTGATTCTATGACAAAGCTAACTGCAAGGTGTGAGGTTTGTGGACAGAAAGCTTTCTTCACTTTGAGAAAGACTTGTGATACCAGAACCGAGCTTATTGGTGGAGCTGATGTCTATATGCCTGTTTGTCGCAAGCATTACATCACTAATCATATTGTTATGAAAACATCCAAGAAAGTGTTGGATCATGCTGACAAGGCAAGAGCTGAATCCTGTGTTGCTGCTGCTATCATCTAA